One genomic window of Arachis stenosperma cultivar V10309 chromosome 10, arast.V10309.gnm1.PFL2, whole genome shotgun sequence includes the following:
- the LOC130955737 gene encoding paired amphipathic helix protein Sin3-like 2 isoform X4, whose translation MKRTRDDAFSGSQFKRPFASSRGDSYGQTQGAGGGSGGGGGGGATPSQKLTTNDALTYLKEVKDMFQDQREKYDLFLEVMKDFKAQRTDTAGVIARVKELFKGHNNLIFGFNTFLPKGYEITLDEEEAPPKKTVEFEEAISFVNKIKKRFQNDEHVYKSFLDILNMYRKEHKDIGEVYSEVATLFKDHRDLLDEFTRFLPDTSQAPSAQHAPYGRSSLQRFNERSSTAPMMRQVHVDKQRYRRDRILGSHDRDQSVDRADLDDDKINMHKEQRKRENRDRRVRDHDEREQDLDNGRDLNLQRFQDKKKSVKKAEGFAMASDFPSYDDKDALKTMYGQAFSFCEKVKEKLSSSDDYQAFLKCLHIFSNGIIKRNDLQNLVTDLLGKHSDLLHEFNDFLERCENIDGFLAGVMSKKSLSTDGHISRSSKLEDKDKEHKREMDGTKEKERYSKYSGKSIQELDLSDCKRCTPSYRLLPADYPIPVASQRSELGAQVLNDHWVSVTSGSEDYSFKHMRRNQYEESLFRCEDDRFEMDMLLESVSSAAKRVEELSNSINENKMENLGRIEDQFTALNLRCIERLYGDHGLDVIDILRKNPTHALPVILTRLKQKQEEWTKCRADFNKVWAEIYAKNHYKSLDHRSFYFKQQDSKNLHTKYLVTEIKEIKEKQQKEDDILQSIAAGSKQPLTPHLEFEYPDAAIHEDLYKLIRYSCEEIYTSRELMNKTMRLWCTFLEPMLGVPSRSHGTEKVEERKAGPNVGNAGNGSPHGDSISINSRLPKSDKNEADGRVPDVKNVHRTSAAANDKENGSVGRENICRDEPPLDKGQTNIECNDKVSGINKQFSADEQGAKNNALISVRGEKLEDNPSRNNEELTPGAVTTPSRPTDADESVPKPQEVNATLVEGSDVTAPVTVADGVPTQSSKVRSHEESAGPCKTEKEEGELSPNGDSEEDNFVAYGDSNVQSMSKSKHTIERRKYQSRIGEDESCPEAGGDNDADADDEDSENVSEAGEDVSGSESAGDECFREDHEDEEDIEHDDVDGKAESEGEAEGTCDAQSAGGDGSSQPDSERFLSSVKPLTKHVSAVSYVEDMKDSRVFYGNDDFYALFRLHQLLYERILSAKTNATNSEMKWKAKDASSPDPYLKFMDALYNLLDGSFENAKFEDECRAIIGNQSYVLFTLDKLIYKLVRHLQNVATDDMANKLLQLYEYEKSRKPGKLNDSVYHANAHVILNEDNIYRLQCSSPPSRLSIQLMDNMNEKPEMFAVSIDPNFSFYLHNDFLSILPSKKEPHGILLQRNKRKFGDIDELSGITSAMEGVKLINGLECKIACSSSKISYVLDTQDFFFRPKRRRQASPETRSCRHRRDREERYRRLMATVSQ comes from the exons ATGAAGAGGACAAGGGATGATGCTTTCTCTGGCTCTCAATTCAAACGGCCCTTTGCTTCGTCACGTGGTGATTC CTATGGCCAAACCCAAGGTGCTGGAGGAGGAAgtggaggtggtggtggtggaggagcAACCCCGTCTCAGAAATTGACAACCAATGATGCCTTAACTTATTTGAAGGAAGTGAAAGACATGTTTCAGGATCAGAGAGAAAAATATGACTTGTTCCTTGAGGTCATGAAAGATTTCAAGGCTCAGAG gACTGACACTGCTGGTGTCATAGCAAGGGTGAAGGAGCTATTCAAAGGGCACAACAATTTGATATTTGGATTTAACACTTTCTTGCCTAAGGGATATGAGATAACACTTGATGAGGAAGAGGCTCCTCCGAAGAAAACAGTTGAATTTGAAGAAGCGATTAGTTTTGTGAACAAGATAAAG AAACGATTCCAAAATGATGAGCATGTTTACAAATCATTCTTGGACATTTTGAACATGTACCGCAAAGAGCACAAGGACATTGGTGAGGTTTATAGCGAG GTTGCTACCCTTTTCAAGGACCATAGAGATTTGCTTGATGAGTTCACTAGATTCTTACCAGATACTTCTCAGGCACCTTCTGCACAGCATGCTCCATATGGTCGAAGTTCATTGCAACGATTCAATGAGCGGAGTTCTACAGCACCCATGATGCGACAAGTGCATGTAGACAAG CAACGTTATCGACGAGACAGGATTCTTGGCTCTCATGATCGTGATCAGAGCGTTGATCGAGCTGATCTGGATGATGACAAAATAAACATGCACAAGGAGCAGAGGAAACGTGAGAATAGGGATAGAAGAGTCCGTGATCATGATGAGAGAGAACAAGATCTTGATAATGGCAGGGATTTGAACTTGCAACGCTTTCAAGACAAAAAGAAATCTGTCAAGAAGGCGGAAGGGTTTGCCATGGCTTCTGACTTTCCTTCATATGATGACAAAGATGCGTTAAAGA CCATGTATGGTCAAGCATTCAGCTTCTGCGAGAAAGTTAAGGAGAAGTTGAGCAGTTCTGATGACTACCAAGCATTCTTGAAGTGCCTTCACATTTTCAGCAATGGGATAATAAAAAGGAACGATTTGCAAAATTTG GTAACTGATTTACTTGGAAAACACTCTGATCTATTGCATGAATTCAATGATTTCCTGGAGCGTTGTGAAAATATTG ATGGATTCCTTGCTGGTGTCATGAGTAAAA AGTCTCTGTCTACCGATGGTCATATATCAAGATCATCAAAGTTGGAGGACAAAGATAAAGAGCACAAGCGTGAGATGGATGGAActaaagagaaagaaagataCAGTAAATACTCGGGAAAATCCATTCAAGAACTCGATCTTAGTGATTGCAAACGTTGTACTCCAAGCTACAGGCTGCTGCCTGCAGAT TATCCAATTCCCGTGGCTAGTCAGAGATCTGAACTTGGAGCTCAAGTATTGAATGACCATTGGGTATCTGTGACTTCAGGAAGCGAGGATTACTCTTTCAAACATATGCGCAGGAATCAGTATGAAGAAAGCTTATTCAGATGCGAAGATGACAG ATTTGAAATGGACATGCTATTAGAGTCAGTGAGTTCTGCTGCGAAACGTGTAGAGGAGTTGTCTAATAGCATTAATGAGAATAAGATGGAGAACTTGGGCCGGATTGAAGATCAATTCACTG CTTTAAATTTAAGGTGTATTGAACGTTTGTACGGTGACCATGGTCTCGATGTGATAGACATTTTGCGTAAAAATCCAACTCATGCTCTGCCTGTAATATTGACTCGACTTAAGCAGAAACAAGAGGAGTGGACTAAGTGTCGTGCAGATTTCAATAAAGTTTGGGCTGAAATTTATGCTAAGAACCACTACAAGTCACTCGATCACCGTAGCTTCTATTTCAAGCAACAAGATTCAAAGAACTTGCACACGAAAT ATTTGGTGACTGAgattaaagaaattaaagagaagcAGCAAAAAGAGGATGATATTCTTCAGTCCATTGCTGCTGGAAGTAAACAGCCTCTAACTCCACATCTTGAGTTTGAATATCCTGATGCTGCAATTCATGAAGACTTGTATAAACTTATTCGGTATTCATGTGAGGAGATTTACACTAGTAGGGAGTTGATGAATAAAACTATGAGGCTCTGGTGTACCTTTTTGGAACCGATGCTTGGTGTTCCTTCCCGATCACATGGGACAGAAAAGGTGGAAGAGAGGAAAGCAGGGCCTAATGTTGGCAATGCAGGCAATGGAAGTCCTCATGGAGACTCCATTTCAATTAATTCAAGGTTACCAAAATCTGACAAGAATGAAGCGGATGGTAGAGTACCTGATGTAAAGAATGTTCACCGGACTAGTGCTGCAGCTAATGACAAAGAAAATGGATCTGTTGGTCGTGAAAATATCTGTAGAGATGAACCCCCACTGGATAAAGGGCAGACAAATATAGAGTGCAACGATAAAGTCTCTGGGATTAATAAACAATTTTCTGCTGATGAACAAGGAGCCAAAAACAATGCGTTAATTTCAGTTAGAGgagaaaaattagaagataaTCCTAGCAGGAACAACGAAGAATTGACTCCAG GCGCTGTCACTACTCCTTCTCGACCTACTGACGCTGACGAATCCGTACCTAAACCTCAGGAAGTAAATGCTACTTTGGTAGAG GGGTCTGATGTTACAGCTCCAGTTACAGTGGCCGATGGGGTACCAACTCAGAGCAGTAAAGTTAGAAGCCATGAAGAATCTGCTGGGCCTTGTAAAACTGAAAAGGAAGAGGGCGAGTTATCACCAAATGGTGATTCAGAGGAGGATAACTTTGTTGCTTATGGAGATTCAAATGTGCAGTCAATGTCTAAGTCAAAGCACACTATTGAGAGAAGAAAATATCAGTCCAGAATTGGAGAGGATGAGTCCTGCCCAGAGGCTGGAG GCGATAATGATGCAGATGCAGATGATGAGGACAGTGAAAATGTGTCTGAAGCTGGTGAAGATGTCTCGGGCAGTGAATCTGCTGGTGATGAATGCTTCCGAGAGGACCACGAGGATGAGGAAGATATAGAGCATGATGATGTTGATGGTAAGGCTGAGAGTGAAGGTGAAGCAGAGGGTACATGTGATGCACAATCTGCTGGAGGAGATGGTTCATCTCAGCCAGATTCAGAAAGGTTTCTTTCGTCTGTGAAACCTCTGACAAAGCATGTTTCAGCAGTGTCATATGTTGAAGACATGAAGGATTCAAGGGTGTTTTACGGAAATGATGATTTCTATGCACTTTTTAGGCTTCATCAA CTTCTTTATGAAAGGATCTTGTCTGCAAAAACCAATGCCACGAATTCAGAAATGAAATGGAAAGCCAAGGATGCCAGCTCCCCAGATCCTTATTTGAA ATTTATGGATGCATTGTACAACCTTCTTGATGGATCTTTTGAGAATGCAAAGTTTGAAGATGAATGCCGAGCAATTATTGGCAACCAGTCATATGTGTTATTCACATTGgacaaattaatatataaacTAGTTAGACAT cTTCAAAATGTTGCAACAGATGATATGGCCAATAAGCTGCTCCAATTGTATGAGTACGAAAAGTCTCGGAAACCTGGGAAACTAAACGATTCAGTATATCATGCAAATGCACATGTTATCCTTAATGAGGACAATATATATCGATTGCAATGT TCCTCACCACCCTCTCGGCTATCCATCCAGCTCATGGACAATATGAATGAAAAGCCTGAGATGTTTGCTGTTTCTATTGAtccaaatttttctttttacctTCACAATGATTTTCTCTCCATCCTTCCTTCTAAAAAGGAACCCCATGGCATTTTACTTCAAAG AAACAAACGCAAATTTGGAGATATTGATGAGCTTTCTGGAATAACTTCTGCTATGGAAGGTGTCAAGCTAATTAACGGCTTGGAATGTAAGATAGCTTGCAGCTCGTCCAAG ATCTCCTATGTTCTCGACACACAAGATTTCTTTTTCCGGCCGAAAAGGAGAAGGCAAGCGTCACCGGAAACCAGATCTTGTCGGCACCGGAGGGACAGAGAGGAAAGATACCGCAGGTTGATGGCGACcgtgtctcaatga
- the LOC130955737 gene encoding paired amphipathic helix protein Sin3-like 2 isoform X6, with product MKRTRDDAFSGSQFKRPFASSRGDSYGQTQGAGGGSGGGGGGGATPSQKLTTNDALTYLKEVKDMFQDQREKYDLFLEVMKDFKAQRTDTAGVIARVKELFKGHNNLIFGFNTFLPKGYEITLDEEEAPPKKTVEFEEAISFVNKIKKRFQNDEHVYKSFLDILNMYRKEHKDIGEVYSEVATLFKDHRDLLDEFTRFLPDTSQAPSAQHAPYGRSSLQRFNERSSTAPMMRQVHVDKQRYRRDRILGSHDRDQSVDRADLDDDKINMHKEQRKRENRDRRVRDHDEREQDLDNGRDLNLQRFQDKKKSVKKAEGFAMASDFPSYDDKDALKTMYGQAFSFCEKVKEKLSSSDDYQAFLKCLHIFSNGIIKRNDLQNLVTDLLGKHSDLLHEFNDFLERCENIDGFLAGVMSKKSLSTDGHISRSSKLEDKDKEHKREMDGTKEKERYSKYSGKSIQELDLSDCKRCTPSYRLLPADYPIPVASQRSELGAQVLNDHWVSVTSGSEDYSFKHMRRNQYEESLFRCEDDRFEMDMLLESVSSAAKRVEELSNSINENKMENLGRIEDQFTALNLRCIERLYGDHGLDVIDILRKNPTHALPVILTRLKQKQEEWTKCRADFNKVWAEIYAKNHYKSLDHRSFYFKQQDSKNLHTKYLVTEIKEIKEKQQKEDDILQSIAAGSKQPLTPHLEFEYPDAAIHEDLYKLIRYSCEEIYTSRELMNKTMRLWCTFLEPMLGVPSRSHGTEKVEERKAGPNVGNAGNGSPHGDSISINSRLPKSDKNEADGRVPDVKNVHRTSAAANDKENGSVGRENICRDEPPLDKGQTNIECNDKVSGINKQFSADEQGAKNNALISVRGEKLEDNPSRNNEELTPEGAVTTPSRPTDADESVPKPQEVNATLVEGSDVTAPVTVADGVPTQSSKVRSHEESAGPCKTEKEEGELSPNGDSEEDNFVAYGDSNVQSMSKSKHTIERRKYQSRIGEDESCPEAGAGDNDADADDEDSENVSEAGEDVSGSESAGDECFREDHEDEEDIEHDDVDGKAESEGEAEGTCDAQSAGGDGSSQPDSERFLSSVKPLTKHVSAVSYVEDMKDSRVFYGNDDFYALFRLHQLLYERILSAKTNATNSEMKWKAKDASSPDPYLKFMDALYNLLDGSFENAKFEDECRAIIGNQSYVLFTLDKLIYKLVRHLQNVATDDMANKLLQLYEYEKSRKPGKLNDSVYHANAHVILNEDNIYRLQCSSPPSRLSIQLMDNMNEKPEMFAVSIDPNFSFYLHNDFLSILPSKKEPHGILLQRNKRKFGDIDELSGITSAMEGVKLINGLECKIACSSSKGELH from the exons ATGAAGAGGACAAGGGATGATGCTTTCTCTGGCTCTCAATTCAAACGGCCCTTTGCTTCGTCACGTGGTGATTC CTATGGCCAAACCCAAGGTGCTGGAGGAGGAAgtggaggtggtggtggtggaggagcAACCCCGTCTCAGAAATTGACAACCAATGATGCCTTAACTTATTTGAAGGAAGTGAAAGACATGTTTCAGGATCAGAGAGAAAAATATGACTTGTTCCTTGAGGTCATGAAAGATTTCAAGGCTCAGAG gACTGACACTGCTGGTGTCATAGCAAGGGTGAAGGAGCTATTCAAAGGGCACAACAATTTGATATTTGGATTTAACACTTTCTTGCCTAAGGGATATGAGATAACACTTGATGAGGAAGAGGCTCCTCCGAAGAAAACAGTTGAATTTGAAGAAGCGATTAGTTTTGTGAACAAGATAAAG AAACGATTCCAAAATGATGAGCATGTTTACAAATCATTCTTGGACATTTTGAACATGTACCGCAAAGAGCACAAGGACATTGGTGAGGTTTATAGCGAG GTTGCTACCCTTTTCAAGGACCATAGAGATTTGCTTGATGAGTTCACTAGATTCTTACCAGATACTTCTCAGGCACCTTCTGCACAGCATGCTCCATATGGTCGAAGTTCATTGCAACGATTCAATGAGCGGAGTTCTACAGCACCCATGATGCGACAAGTGCATGTAGACAAG CAACGTTATCGACGAGACAGGATTCTTGGCTCTCATGATCGTGATCAGAGCGTTGATCGAGCTGATCTGGATGATGACAAAATAAACATGCACAAGGAGCAGAGGAAACGTGAGAATAGGGATAGAAGAGTCCGTGATCATGATGAGAGAGAACAAGATCTTGATAATGGCAGGGATTTGAACTTGCAACGCTTTCAAGACAAAAAGAAATCTGTCAAGAAGGCGGAAGGGTTTGCCATGGCTTCTGACTTTCCTTCATATGATGACAAAGATGCGTTAAAGA CCATGTATGGTCAAGCATTCAGCTTCTGCGAGAAAGTTAAGGAGAAGTTGAGCAGTTCTGATGACTACCAAGCATTCTTGAAGTGCCTTCACATTTTCAGCAATGGGATAATAAAAAGGAACGATTTGCAAAATTTG GTAACTGATTTACTTGGAAAACACTCTGATCTATTGCATGAATTCAATGATTTCCTGGAGCGTTGTGAAAATATTG ATGGATTCCTTGCTGGTGTCATGAGTAAAA AGTCTCTGTCTACCGATGGTCATATATCAAGATCATCAAAGTTGGAGGACAAAGATAAAGAGCACAAGCGTGAGATGGATGGAActaaagagaaagaaagataCAGTAAATACTCGGGAAAATCCATTCAAGAACTCGATCTTAGTGATTGCAAACGTTGTACTCCAAGCTACAGGCTGCTGCCTGCAGAT TATCCAATTCCCGTGGCTAGTCAGAGATCTGAACTTGGAGCTCAAGTATTGAATGACCATTGGGTATCTGTGACTTCAGGAAGCGAGGATTACTCTTTCAAACATATGCGCAGGAATCAGTATGAAGAAAGCTTATTCAGATGCGAAGATGACAG ATTTGAAATGGACATGCTATTAGAGTCAGTGAGTTCTGCTGCGAAACGTGTAGAGGAGTTGTCTAATAGCATTAATGAGAATAAGATGGAGAACTTGGGCCGGATTGAAGATCAATTCACTG CTTTAAATTTAAGGTGTATTGAACGTTTGTACGGTGACCATGGTCTCGATGTGATAGACATTTTGCGTAAAAATCCAACTCATGCTCTGCCTGTAATATTGACTCGACTTAAGCAGAAACAAGAGGAGTGGACTAAGTGTCGTGCAGATTTCAATAAAGTTTGGGCTGAAATTTATGCTAAGAACCACTACAAGTCACTCGATCACCGTAGCTTCTATTTCAAGCAACAAGATTCAAAGAACTTGCACACGAAAT ATTTGGTGACTGAgattaaagaaattaaagagaagcAGCAAAAAGAGGATGATATTCTTCAGTCCATTGCTGCTGGAAGTAAACAGCCTCTAACTCCACATCTTGAGTTTGAATATCCTGATGCTGCAATTCATGAAGACTTGTATAAACTTATTCGGTATTCATGTGAGGAGATTTACACTAGTAGGGAGTTGATGAATAAAACTATGAGGCTCTGGTGTACCTTTTTGGAACCGATGCTTGGTGTTCCTTCCCGATCACATGGGACAGAAAAGGTGGAAGAGAGGAAAGCAGGGCCTAATGTTGGCAATGCAGGCAATGGAAGTCCTCATGGAGACTCCATTTCAATTAATTCAAGGTTACCAAAATCTGACAAGAATGAAGCGGATGGTAGAGTACCTGATGTAAAGAATGTTCACCGGACTAGTGCTGCAGCTAATGACAAAGAAAATGGATCTGTTGGTCGTGAAAATATCTGTAGAGATGAACCCCCACTGGATAAAGGGCAGACAAATATAGAGTGCAACGATAAAGTCTCTGGGATTAATAAACAATTTTCTGCTGATGAACAAGGAGCCAAAAACAATGCGTTAATTTCAGTTAGAGgagaaaaattagaagataaTCCTAGCAGGAACAACGAAGAATTGACTCCAG AAGGCGCTGTCACTACTCCTTCTCGACCTACTGACGCTGACGAATCCGTACCTAAACCTCAGGAAGTAAATGCTACTTTGGTAGAG GGGTCTGATGTTACAGCTCCAGTTACAGTGGCCGATGGGGTACCAACTCAGAGCAGTAAAGTTAGAAGCCATGAAGAATCTGCTGGGCCTTGTAAAACTGAAAAGGAAGAGGGCGAGTTATCACCAAATGGTGATTCAGAGGAGGATAACTTTGTTGCTTATGGAGATTCAAATGTGCAGTCAATGTCTAAGTCAAAGCACACTATTGAGAGAAGAAAATATCAGTCCAGAATTGGAGAGGATGAGTCCTGCCCAGAGGCTGGAG CAGGCGATAATGATGCAGATGCAGATGATGAGGACAGTGAAAATGTGTCTGAAGCTGGTGAAGATGTCTCGGGCAGTGAATCTGCTGGTGATGAATGCTTCCGAGAGGACCACGAGGATGAGGAAGATATAGAGCATGATGATGTTGATGGTAAGGCTGAGAGTGAAGGTGAAGCAGAGGGTACATGTGATGCACAATCTGCTGGAGGAGATGGTTCATCTCAGCCAGATTCAGAAAGGTTTCTTTCGTCTGTGAAACCTCTGACAAAGCATGTTTCAGCAGTGTCATATGTTGAAGACATGAAGGATTCAAGGGTGTTTTACGGAAATGATGATTTCTATGCACTTTTTAGGCTTCATCAA CTTCTTTATGAAAGGATCTTGTCTGCAAAAACCAATGCCACGAATTCAGAAATGAAATGGAAAGCCAAGGATGCCAGCTCCCCAGATCCTTATTTGAA ATTTATGGATGCATTGTACAACCTTCTTGATGGATCTTTTGAGAATGCAAAGTTTGAAGATGAATGCCGAGCAATTATTGGCAACCAGTCATATGTGTTATTCACATTGgacaaattaatatataaacTAGTTAGACAT cTTCAAAATGTTGCAACAGATGATATGGCCAATAAGCTGCTCCAATTGTATGAGTACGAAAAGTCTCGGAAACCTGGGAAACTAAACGATTCAGTATATCATGCAAATGCACATGTTATCCTTAATGAGGACAATATATATCGATTGCAATGT TCCTCACCACCCTCTCGGCTATCCATCCAGCTCATGGACAATATGAATGAAAAGCCTGAGATGTTTGCTGTTTCTATTGAtccaaatttttctttttacctTCACAATGATTTTCTCTCCATCCTTCCTTCTAAAAAGGAACCCCATGGCATTTTACTTCAAAG AAACAAACGCAAATTTGGAGATATTGATGAGCTTTCTGGAATAACTTCTGCTATGGAAGGTGTCAAGCTAATTAACGGCTTGGAATGTAAGATAGCTTGCAGCTCGTCCAAG GGTGAATTACATTGA